In one Methanobrevibacter arboriphilus genomic region, the following are encoded:
- a CDS encoding ATP-binding cassette domain-containing protein: MDDLDNKKVIIEFQNISKSFDDNKIIDDFNLKIFEKEFLTIIGSSGCGKTTILKMINGLVKPSSGKIFVDGKDISKEDMVNLRRKIGYSIQGTSLFPHLSVKENISYVLKLINKKNKNKIENDVEKWMKITNLDHDLIDRYPEELSGGQQQRVGIARALAASPKILLMDESFGAVDAITRKQLQKEIKKIHEKTQITIVFVTHDINEALALGDRTLIMNNGTIEQLDIPKNVMDCPSSDFVKQLTEPIY; this comes from the coding sequence ATGGATGATCTTGATAATAAAAAAGTAATCATTGAATTTCAAAATATATCTAAATCATTTGATGATAATAAAATAATCGATGATTTTAATCTTAAAATATTTGAAAAAGAATTTTTAACAATAATTGGAAGTTCTGGGTGTGGAAAGACCACTATTTTAAAAATGATCAATGGTCTTGTCAAACCTAGCTCTGGAAAGATTTTTGTAGATGGAAAAGATATCTCTAAAGAAGATATGGTTAATTTAAGGAGAAAAATCGGTTATTCCATTCAAGGAACATCATTATTTCCTCATTTAAGTGTAAAAGAAAATATTTCATATGTTCTAAAATTAATAAATAAAAAAAATAAGAATAAAATAGAAAATGATGTTGAAAAATGGATGAAAATAACCAATTTAGATCACGATCTAATTGATCGTTATCCTGAAGAATTATCTGGAGGACAACAACAAAGAGTAGGCATAGCAAGAGCTTTAGCAGCTTCTCCAAAAATATTGCTGATGGATGAATCTTTTGGAGCTGTTGATGCAATAACAAGAAAACAACTTCAAAAAGAAATAAAAAAAATACATGAAAAAACCCAAATCACTATTGTTTTTGTAACACATGATATAAATGAAGCACTTGCACTAGGGGATAGAACATTAATAATGAATAATGGAACAATCGAACAATTAGACATTCCAAAAAATGTTATGGATTGTCCTTCTTCTGATTTTGTGAAACAACTAACTGAACCAATATACTAA
- a CDS encoding zinc ribbon domain-containing protein, which produces MVKICSYCGCENQESFNFCSNCGRPLILKEEKNLIIDYKKLIIISYVVTIIFSWGGLVFNLLFNSYGFFGIIGLFLPFYLIQSQNKSVKKHGYIQIALSLIGIFLSIILIFYI; this is translated from the coding sequence ATGGTAAAAATATGTTCATATTGTGGTTGTGAAAATCAAGAAAGTTTTAACTTTTGTTCTAACTGTGGAAGACCATTAATCCTTAAAGAAGAAAAAAACTTAATTATAGATTATAAAAAATTAATCATTATTAGTTATGTTGTTACAATAATATTCAGCTGGGGAGGACTTGTCTTCAACTTATTATTTAATAGCTATGGATTTTTTGGTATTATAGGACTATTTTTACCATTTTATCTAATCCAATCCCAAAATAAGTCTGTTAAAAAACATGGTTATATACAAATAGCTCTTTCTCTAATTGGAATATTTTTATCAATAATATTAATATTTTATATTTGA
- a CDS encoding DUF6790 family protein, protein MEMVYIFWIITIFGALIHLFLSKKERTKNRIFEIFLLWFLVIMVGFGSLFAFFGHVFMADMVAKMIGWPTGSPFQLEVGIANLSYGILGILCWKLRDNFWTATIIAISIFYLGDGYIHIMNIIQVGNMAPGNAGFALYNDILLPIILITLLIAYKYTSKHAKINNS, encoded by the coding sequence ATGGAAATGGTTTACATATTTTGGATCATAACAATATTTGGGGCTTTAATACATTTATTTTTAAGTAAAAAAGAAAGAACTAAAAATAGAATTTTTGAAATATTCTTACTATGGTTTTTAGTAATAATGGTTGGTTTTGGGTCATTATTTGCTTTTTTTGGTCATGTTTTCATGGCAGATATGGTTGCTAAGATGATAGGGTGGCCTACTGGAAGTCCATTTCAGTTAGAAGTCGGAATTGCAAACTTGTCATATGGAATTTTGGGTATTCTATGTTGGAAATTAAGAGACAATTTTTGGACAGCAACAATAATAGCTATATCTATATTCTATTTAGGAGATGGTTATATCCACATTATGAATATAATTCAAGTAGGCAATATGGCTCCTGGAAATGCAGGTTTCGCATTATACAATGATATATTACTCCCAATAATACTAATAACACTTTTAATCGCATATAAATATACCTCAAAACATGCGAAAATAAACAATAGCTAA
- a CDS encoding glycosyltransferase encodes MSKNILIVEDDKFTGIDLKNKLESLNYKVIDIVPTGEEGINIAIEKRPDLILIDLVLKGNDSGIEVSKKILALDLPVLFIASIDDLNSNTNDEKFKENIDLGSGFILKPIEIEKLNRSVKIAINNNKIETEKLNLAMGVVGNNDSRYSDKTDENSHLNLKAKKSYYQRKKNENSKDSSKNSEKNEKIASINKKNILIVEDESVSLDIKQKLENIGYNVIDTEDTGKKAIKKAKKLHPDLIIMSIELKGDMDGIETSKKLEKLDIPIIYLVNDDEKENIKNAIITYPYGFISKPYNDSELKHTVNIALKKHAHNLNKIKKIEDDVKEKNKELLIEKICVIGMLGISSILILYSFLYLNFTVLQWVLFVPSAITIFLAVMSLFKQDKVTPYEVPPFVTMMVPAHNEEHTIADCVRSLANVDYFYKGKRNFELIVINDGSEDRTGEVLNELKKEFNHLKVITRVPPRSGKGKGFVLNDGLEISKGEAIAVFDADARVDPDFLTKIIPYLNDEKVQGVQSRIKMYNKNENFLTAMQHIELAVFGNIVRAKDVLGKAGFLGGNGQIVKKEAIYNIGGWDGFAITEDLNLSIRLMIDRFAIRYCGEACVYQEAVPNWKQLFRQRTRWAIGNFETLFIYTPKIIKSKIPVFRTFGIIEHVAFYGLNLFIFFGFIVLGLNIISYFYLNDFIIKMNAPLIIGMVSAFGFFPGVIVTLNRDNISIPQIFKGIVGYWIYSFHLIPLFFITCYQMLTRKERTWAKTLHLGKDEDLKSENMSEIKGEMKKFKIGKNMEAKVNYDSK; translated from the coding sequence ATGTCTAAAAATATTCTTATTGTCGAAGATGATAAATTTACTGGAATTGATTTAAAAAATAAACTTGAATCTTTAAATTACAAAGTAATAGATATTGTTCCTACAGGAGAAGAAGGAATTAATATCGCTATAGAAAAAAGACCAGATTTAATTTTAATAGATCTTGTTTTAAAAGGAAATGATAGTGGAATTGAAGTATCTAAAAAAATATTAGCATTAGATCTACCAGTCTTATTCATAGCAAGTATAGATGACCTAAATTCCAATACTAATGATGAAAAATTCAAAGAAAATATCGACCTAGGATCAGGTTTTATTTTAAAACCAATAGAGATTGAAAAACTTAATAGATCTGTTAAAATAGCTATAAACAATAATAAAATTGAAACAGAAAAATTAAATCTTGCTATGGGAGTAGTGGGAAATAATGATTCTAGATACTCTGATAAAACAGATGAAAATTCACACTTAAATTTAAAAGCAAAAAAAAGTTATTATCAAAGGAAAAAGAATGAAAATTCTAAAGATTCTTCTAAAAACTCTGAAAAAAATGAAAAAATAGCTTCAATCAATAAAAAAAATATTTTAATTGTAGAAGATGAATCTGTCTCTTTAGATATCAAACAAAAACTTGAAAATATAGGGTATAATGTAATTGATACCGAGGATACTGGGAAAAAAGCTATAAAAAAAGCTAAAAAACTTCATCCAGACCTTATTATTATGAGTATTGAGTTAAAAGGAGATATGGATGGTATAGAAACTTCTAAGAAACTTGAAAAATTAGATATACCTATAATATATTTAGTCAATGATGATGAAAAAGAAAATATAAAAAATGCTATAATAACATATCCTTATGGGTTTATTTCAAAGCCTTATAATGATTCTGAATTAAAACATACAGTAAATATAGCACTTAAAAAACACGCCCATAACTTAAATAAAATTAAAAAAATAGAAGATGATGTTAAAGAAAAAAATAAAGAGCTTCTAATAGAAAAAATATGTGTTATTGGTATGCTTGGAATTTCTTCCATACTTATACTTTATTCATTTTTATATCTTAATTTTACAGTGCTACAATGGGTTTTATTTGTACCCTCTGCTATTACAATATTTTTAGCAGTTATGAGTTTATTTAAGCAAGATAAAGTTACACCTTATGAGGTTCCACCTTTTGTTACTATGATGGTTCCAGCTCATAATGAAGAACATACAATTGCAGATTGTGTTAGATCACTTGCAAATGTTGATTATTTCTACAAAGGAAAAAGAAATTTTGAGCTTATTGTTATTAATGATGGATCAGAAGATAGAACCGGAGAAGTTCTTAATGAATTAAAAAAAGAATTCAATCATTTAAAAGTAATTACAAGAGTACCTCCAAGATCAGGAAAAGGAAAAGGATTTGTACTAAATGATGGTTTAGAAATATCTAAAGGAGAAGCTATAGCTGTTTTTGATGCTGATGCTCGTGTAGATCCAGATTTCCTCACTAAAATCATACCTTATTTAAATGATGAAAAAGTTCAAGGTGTTCAATCTCGTATAAAGATGTATAACAAAAATGAAAATTTTCTTACAGCTATGCAGCATATTGAACTTGCTGTATTTGGAAACATTGTTAGAGCAAAAGATGTTTTAGGTAAAGCTGGTTTTTTAGGTGGAAATGGACAAATAGTTAAAAAAGAAGCAATCTATAATATTGGAGGATGGGATGGATTTGCTATAACAGAAGATCTAAACTTAAGTATTAGATTAATGATAGATAGATTTGCAATCAGATATTGTGGAGAAGCTTGTGTTTATCAAGAAGCAGTACCAAATTGGAAGCAATTATTTAGACAAAGAACTCGATGGGCAATTGGAAACTTTGAAACACTATTTATATACACTCCAAAAATAATAAAATCTAAAATTCCAGTTTTTAGAACATTTGGAATCATAGAACATGTGGCATTTTACGGTTTAAACTTATTTATATTCTTTGGTTTTATTGTTCTTGGGTTAAATATCATTTCATATTTCTATTTAAATGACTTTATAATAAAGATGAATGCGCCTTTAATTATAGGAATGGTTTCTGCATTTGGATTTTTCCCAGGCGTAATTGTGACTTTAAATCGAGATAATATTTCAATACCTCAAATATTTAAAGGTATTGTTGGATATTGGATTTATTCATTCCATCTTATTCCATTATTCTTTATTACCTGTTATCAAATGCTAACTAGAAAAGAAAGAACATGGGCAAAAACATTACATCTTGGTAAAGATGAAGATTTAAAATCAGAAAATATGAGTGAAATTAAAGGAGAAATGAAAAAGTTTAAAATTGGTAAAAATATGGAAGCTAAAGTTAATTATGATTCTAAATAA